In Amphiprion ocellaris isolate individual 3 ecotype Okinawa chromosome 5, ASM2253959v1, whole genome shotgun sequence, the genomic stretch CAGACCTGCTGTCTGATAAGCACTTGTGTCTGCCGGAGCCTTAAAAACTCACACTGATCCACAAATATCTCGGCCTTTATCATCTCCAGACTCCACAGCGCTGACTGTAGACTTTCCAAGTCACTTTCTAGCAACGTCACATAATATTAGAAGTTTCCACGGTCCACACATCTTACACTTCACATCAGTTAAGGCCAGTAAAACTGAGTATGAGCAGTGTTTGTGTAAACTTCAGGTTCCTTCTCTGCTCGTAATTTAGTTGCAATGAGATATAAATCTTTTTACACTAAGtcatgttgtttttaatcagCTGCCTGCATCCCACACTAAGCCACTGTGAAAGCAACAATCACTCAGAAACAAAAAGGATTGTTTATGTAGAGGACAGAAGTATATTGTTTGAAAGCTCTGCTATGTGCTCAGTCTTACCTGCTGAACCAGCTGAATTATTCTGCACTCAACTGAATGATTGTGTTCGTGGTTATTGGAATCTTTCAGGTATGTAGAAATGCTTTGAATCCTTGCTTCCTTGAAAGTGATTACTGGCAGCTTTTCAGTATGTAAAACAGCTCTTAATTTTgatttccttgtttttcttcatccttTGTTCAAGATTGTGGCAAAGAATTGGATATTTAAAGTTTGTAATTCACTCCCTCCTTCACCTGTTGTGATTTGGGCAAAGAAAACCTCCAACACGACATCACGTTAAGCAACATGGCCCCATTCTTTGTGCTCTGGTGGCATCACAGCTTTGAAATGCCTTGAATCACAGCACATCACTGCACAGGCATCCCAGCTGTATGGAGACTTTTGATAGACTCTATGAGCTGCTGTTGCCATTGCTTGCAGCCAATATCTTATGCACCACTTGTCCCTAGAGTTCTGGGGGTAACACACAAGCAATGTGAATACACCAACTACAAATGAACCATATAGAGCTGTGTCTTTGACCAGGCATTGTCCCAACTTTCACTTTAAATTCCACTGATTGCTCTTTTAACGCTTTGATACAAACCACTCTATTAAAAGAAAGACCTTTCCACTGACTGTCTCTGCTTCGTATTTAAACCTGACTCTTTCCAGACCTGTCCATGTTATCTGTACTGGTTGTTGGTGCAGGAAAAGGCCACAGAAGAGAGCATGTGATGGGTTTCTGTGGTCTGGCAATTTCTTACGAGAGCCAGTATAAATATAGTAAGGTAGCTGAAGCCTATCTGACGCAACGGCATCAACGCTCTCCAGACCCAGAAAGGCCCAGTGGAGTTGGACTCCCCCACAGACCTCACAGGCTCCACGGACAGGGCCGGTCAGGTGTAAGACACTTCATGAGGGAAGATTTGCTTggaaaaaatcttaatttatgGTCATTGATCAGCGCAGCTCAAGGAAATATATGTGTACGATTCTTATACCCGTCGCGTatcattttaaattgtaaaagGTACCATTCTACTTTGTTTGGATGTCAGTAATCATCCTGCTGGAGCTGCTTATTGTAgtaacataaaaacagaaagcaacaagAAAAGGTCCAAAGcctgcagtttttttaatgacaaaaaaatctgtttcaaaaTTAGAAAAGCTTGACTTTACAGTTACTCCCATTCAAAGTCTTAAGAATGTAAGCAgttcaaaaaaatgtatagATAAACATAAGTATataaacaaatgtagaaaaatcttgtcccaagaaaaataaaaatttaaggATACAGTGTGATAAATAATAATGGAGTTATATTTGTGTTATTGTACAGAGAAGTAGTTATTGCACATCATTGATCGTTAATTCAAGAAGTGACAATTAGTTAACTTTAGTAGCATGGATATTATTATGTATGcaagcaaatatatatatatatatatatacatacacataatgTGCATATTTTGTGTACGCATACAGAAATTGATTgaaattttattcttattaGTCATTTGCATTTGGATGTCCGAGTTACTAAACAAAAATCTATCAAGGATATCAAAGTAACtaatttaactatttatttCGTACAACATCTTGCTGCCCAGTTAAATAGAGACAAATCTACCTGCAGATTCTCATAATAATAAGTAGGCACAAGCATGTAAACTACACTATGTATTATCTTAACCAAAATTAGGAAGTAATTTGCTTTTATATGTCAAATTTAGGAAATGATTCTCTTTCATGTACACATTTGATGATGTAACTagagcagttttttttgcaTAACGCTAACTTGGACCAGTGAAAAGTAATTTAGAATGTGAAACCAAAATGTGTCTTTACTAGGCTGGGATTAAAGTCCAGATATGAAAAAGTGGGACTGTTATCAACGGTTCTGAGGAATCACGTGACGTCAGAGTTGCACGACAGGCGAGCGAGATTTGACTGAAACTACTTTGTATGTGCATGTGAAGAGAGACGGAGGGGAGAGGCCTTATGGTGACTCAGCATAACAAGGTCTGCTGGGCCTGCATGACCTCGTTCATCAAGCTGACACCCggctctgtttctgctgtgtgaTTCACAAGGAGAAGgcgaggatgaggatgagggtgaggaagaagagaggggaGAGATAAAGGAACAGCGGCATGTGAGGAGAAACAGGGCTGCGAGCACTGAAGTGGGGGAGACGGGGAGGTTGGGGGACGCGAGGGGAAAGGAAAAGCACAAATGACAAGCAGAAAAGTTGCGTAAACAAATGTGTGGGGGAGATCACAAGCAGAGAAGAGGTGAGATAGTGAAAGATAAACAGTGACAAAGTGAAGAGAAGAGCAGGGGGAGCTGAGCTGCTTCACTACAGTAACAACCAGTaaacacagcaacagcagaCACATTCATTCTGCTCAACACAAGTGTTTAAAAACTGGTGACACGGTTCAGCTACGAAAACTGCAACTTGTCCTTGTGTTGTGTTGGCAACTTGTACAGCTTGTCCTAACACACTGCACGGCTTCTGTCAAACCTTTCTCTGCTGTAAAGCCATGTTTTCTTCTTACACTCTACAAACACTCTGCTGTCATTGTTCGTAAACAGAAAGCTGATCTGttttacacataaaaacaccTTCGGTAAACCTGTTTTAAAAGAAGTCTCCACTTCTGTGGCTCTAAAGGAAGCTCTCCAGTCAGAAAATAACAATGTGAAATGGTGATCATAtgtattataatttaaaatctatCCTATAAATTATACTGATTTATGACCTAATACCTACAAAATTAATAGAATCTCCCTCAGTCACCAGCTCTTTTTGTTCAGTGCTAATTAGCAATTGGTAGCCTTGCCGCTGTGAACACATTAGCATGTTGACATTAATATTTAGTTCAAATCACAGAGGTGGACCCAAGGATGCTCTCTTGTTTTTACCTGTGGAAGTGTGATGCTAAAttcaaacctttaaaaaaaaaaaaaaaaaaggccaggaCATAAAGATTAAAACAGAATCACATACAATAAAACTCATAGACACGCTGGGTAAAAGGGCAGTGGCTCCAATTAAGTGCAAAATTTCCAGAATAAATTAGGTCCAAATGGATTTCAATCAAaacaaaagcaccacaaaacCATCTATTGAACCCAAGGCCATATTGTAAATCATTACTGGGTGGATAAATTACACCCTGGGTGAGGACAAAAGATAatggatgtgtttttgtttctaacAACCTTGCCTGTGTTTTGTTCTCGGGGCCTAAGTGGTTTTTTTTAGAAGTGACACATCTTGTGAAGAAGCTGATGTAAGCACAAACATGGAAAGATGCTGCTGGGAAAGAGAGCGGGCTTGTCTAGTAGAATAGAAATaaattgttacagcagctctggGTAACAGGACTTCAAACCACTTTCTGacaaattccttttttttttcttctttcttttccctttgACACAAGGCTCCCAGAAAGGGAACGAAAAGCAAGCGTGCAGGCCAAGGGAACACCCAGCACCCCTGGCAGGTGGTGGTGTTGTGGCTTGATAAAAGTGTGGGCCTCCTGCTCGCCCCCCAGCAGGATCTGACAGCACACACAGCGTTGATAACAAGCACACAGACGTAACTGAACCCTGTCACCTCACAGGGTTTTTACAGTATTATCACAGAAAGGCTCTGCATGTCAATTCATCATGAATATCACAAGACAAGAACATACATGAGTAACCCAACTGGCAGCATTTTCTACCATCAGATGCTTCAGTTCACCAAAGAAATACGACACCACagggtgcccagatagctcaactggttgagtgggtgacccataaacaggggttATAGCTGCCAATGTAGCAGTCATGGGTTCCAACCCTGCATGTCATTCtcccactcttctacccacatctcctgtctctctctctctctctatagaACAGTTCTATATAATAAAGGGcaaaaaattaagaaatcaTGAGGCATATTTAAGTAcaaattctttatttatttttttttttggtatggCTTCTTGGAAGGGACTGTAAAAGACATTCTTATTGGAAAACAAAATCTAGAGAATTTCCAATGAAACCAGTCAAGGATCTACAAACGGGAATCTACGAACAGGCTGGCAAATCCACAGACGTGGTGACgggacaacaaacaaaatgattccGTGGATCTGCAGCTATTCCTCCGCACGTTAAGGGACATCAGTGCCACAACTATAATcatagtaacaaaaaaaaaagctgttttaacTTAGTACCTTTTATAAATACCTAcatataaatattgtaaatgtaCTTGATGaccagaaacatttttaaaatgctgtacatgAATGTCCTTTTGAGAGCAACAGTTTGACAATCTCAGtgacaaggaaaaaaagaaaaggaaaaaaaaacaaacactggtaTTTGAGCTCAGTGTCAGCTACCTTTCAACATATACAAAGCTCCTGCTCCCCATTTGCCCACACACTGCTTGTGATTATCTACATCCATCTGAAATTATCAAGACCCCAGTAAGTCAGATTATTGTGACTATTGAAAACAGTCAGTTACAAAGGGCTTTCTGTGGTTTGGGgagcacttgaaaaaaaaatcaggagatTCAAAAAAggaatttcttttttattaaggCCTCTTgaatcaaaatgataaaaaaaagtgtagTCCTGACATGACCATCTCAAAACAACAGAACTCCCACAGTCTCAACCTGAAATCTTTTGGTTTTGTCCTTGAGGTGAAATCTCTCGTCGTCCTCCTGTGTGGAGCTGAACGCTGGAGGTTTGTTCATGGGGCAGTGCTCCACCTTGCTGTGGATAGCACCAGGATGGGAACACAGATATGCTGGGAAGTCAGCTGTAAGCCTCCCCAATTACCACCCTGTCGTCACCCTGCACCCCCCATCTATGACTGTCCCCCAGCATCCTAAAGCAGCGGTGCCCTTCATTTCCACCCCAGATACTCTGGAATCAGGGGGGAAAGAGGTGTCACATGTCTCAGACAGCTCTCAAAACATCAATATGTACCACGGACAAATAGTACTTCCACTGATTGAGCCTAAAACATGCTAACATTGATAATAATGGCATACAAACAAACATTGACAAcattaatacaataataaaggacaataaaaataataataaaaaatgaagtgtCAGCTTCTGGAAGCCCTTGGAAGCTACCACATACTTTATGCTGTTTGGCTTCCCAACCTGAACCCCAACAGTCCTCCCATCATTCACCCTTTAACCAATGAGCAAGCAGCTCATCCTGATCGTATAGTGCAATGGTCCCACCTTTTTTCCTGAAAGCCGCTGCTGACAGCAGCATGGTCACCCTGTGGGGTGTTTCACTATCCTCTGTCCAAAGGTCTGCGACCACGACTCCCCCACttcccccacctcctcccccccaccccccaaagacgctccctcctctctgctcacTGCATGCGGTCCGGTTGGATGTGCTGCTGGGGGGCGTAGTGCAGGAAGGCTGGGGCGGGGCCGGCGGCAGAGGGCAGGGTGGGGTGCACGGTGGCCGGGGCCGTGGCGGCGGCGGCCGGGCCAGCAGAGGCCGTGGGGCTGGTGGCGTAGCTGTAGCTCAGGAAGCCGGCTGGGGAGGCGGCGTACGGGTACTGCTGCTCGAAGGCAGCCTGGGCGTACTGGCTGTAGGCCGCGCTGTAGTCCAGGTACGGGCTGCTGCTGACAGAAGTGGAAACCTGAGTGGGCAGCACCAGGCTGGGCTGCACATATGCTTGTGGGTAGACGTATGGCTGGGCCAAcctgcacagacacaaagaccAGAGGAGGGGGGTTAGACACAAGGGCTACAGCACCCGAGCAGAGAAATCCCAAGGCCTGGCTTCTATTGTTTACATTGCTTCCAGGAGGGTGAGCACGTTGGGAACATAAACTCTCTGTAGGTGTTCTGAACTTACAGCGTTCTCACGCGGATATCCActgttattatatatattaaactAAATAGACGAGAGGCAGAGGAGGTTAGGAGGCGAAGGTGACTCAACCCTCTGTCTGTGTCAGTTAGTAAAAGCTACAAAACCTGTTAGGTAGGGCCTCCTGCGGTAGACGGGAAGGGAGGAGTGGAGGGGGTGAATGATAGAGTCAGCCGTTACTGGCAGGTTTTCAAGCTCAGGCATCAACAGAGTGTTTTAACAGCTGCTGTTCTTCACTTGCtgaacacactcaaacacacaaaaaaaaagaaagaaaaaaaaggggaagTGCATGAGGGGAGTGCAGAAGTTGCCGTCTCCTAGTTCTCACTGGTTTGTAAATCTCACACAACCTGAAACAGGTGATGATACTAGCCGGGGCAGGTAATGGTGGCGGGGGAGCTCATCAGGGCTTAGTGTGAGGCTCCGCCAGGCCTCATGGGTCGACTCTCAGAAGTAGCTGATTAGAGCTGTGGGGTCTGGGGACTGTACTGTCTTCGCCTGGCCACTTTATCCGCAGAGACAAGACAGGGGGTTTTAGATGAGTCTATTTTTACTCAGGATTTAAAAGTATATCGCCTGAGTTTGTTGTATAAATGGAAGGGATGGTGGAGAAAGCAGTCAGAGGACACCCTGTCTCCATATAAAGAGTGATAtaatagacttttttttaacagataaagACATTATGAACAAATGTCACCTTGGCTTACGTTCTTCAGCTGCATCTCCGTGCTGCTAAAATAATATTCCTCTCATGGACTGTTTGTAAATTCAGCCTTAGTTGTTTTCTAACGCATTCAGTCTGTTAGAAGAAAATCAGTAATAAAAGACCGCTATGAAGTCAACACAGCAAAAAGATGGTAGCATGCAAGGATAGGGATGTCACCACACTCTCAAACACTCATATACACACCCCCTCTCCAACACCTCTGCCTTCCCCCTTCTATCTTTCCACCCACCcgaacacccacacacaccagTTACCACTGCAAACCCCAAACCATGCCATAATAGGGAAAGAGTCGCACTGCAATCAGCATAACCTCTTCAGTTCATATCACACAAAAgggaaacagataaaaaaaaggcACTCCAGTCCATCACAGCACACTGCACTGCACTCTCAAGCCATCACTGGCACCTTGGAGAGAGGCTGTctgggggagggaggaggggagcaggCAGATATCTCCTGTCATACCCCTCCTCGGGACTAGTCCTGTACTGTGGCCATCTTCTGGTCCTCTGCTGGTGCGCTGGTCAGCTGGCAGCAGAGAGCAACCGTGGATAGGAGGATGGCAGTGATTATTGTCAGCAATCACATTAAGGTACTATTGTGTCATTAAGTCAGTGGAGGGAAGCGTTTGCAAAGCACGGGGACAACAGGAAAGATGTGATCTAATCTGAAATGAGGAATGCATGTCCAATAACCATGAAATTaggggaagagaaagaaaaagtctaGACTATAACATTATAACCTGCATAAAATTCTGCATAATTGTGTTTCAGAACAAGAGTTACAGAAGCTTAATGAGACATCTGGCATGGAAAGGGGAAATAAATCATTGTGTCGTTGGCCTGAACGCATAACAAGACAACAGTGGCTTACAACGAGTAGGCATAAGCAAATGAAGGCAACCCCCACCCCTGAGCACAATCTACACTTTGCCCTCACAGTGCTGTTGAGCTACTCACAAAGAGGCAttcactctcacacacagcTTTCAAAGATGACCATACATTAATGCTGCGGGGCATATGTGCTTTCACTCGCATCACGTATAATGAGCCTGCCTTCTCCGTGGCCTTGGCGTGTCGCCACAGGCAAGTGACCTTATGTAGGTAAAGTGGAACAGAAAGAACGGAGAGACAAAGCATTCCTGTTTTATATCTTTGGTCTGTGCAGAGGAATGGAGGAGATGCCCGCTGCATGTTTAGCTTTTATctatagaggaaaaaaaggggaTGGGGACAAGTTAGGGACAGCAGCGAGTCCCTGGGCCACAGAGTTGCCAAGTGGATTGGGAGACAGCAGCAGGGGAATGTGGATGACGGCCAGAAGATCATAGGTCAGCTGGTTTTCTGCTGACGGCCAGTCGGTGTGCGTTTGACACAGTGCCACTCTGCGAATGGCAGGCTGAGACACCGGAGAGACAAGTTTACCAGCAAACATTTGATGACTGCGAACATTACAAATACCGGCTGGAGAATTCACGAAGGCCACATAATGAGCTAACGTGAAAAGCCTGGGCGATATCGCACCGAGCAGTGAAATATTTCTACACCGTAACACAAATGACCTTCAGCACATGAGTCACCGCGACACAAAGTGTGAAAACAGACAGGACTGGGCTGGGAGGGGGAATTAAACAACACCTTACAATACTGTGAAGGGACTTGATATGCCTTCCTTTCCTCTTTGTTTAAAAGAACTGAGATTATTCTTTGAAAGCCGGAGcggaaaaaaaaaggtgttttgtTTGACACCTGTAGAGCTGAGTTTCCTAGGGAGTACACTGTCTCATTAAGCATTAGCCCCCCCCTCTACCTCCTCATTCTCCTCTTAAACCCCCACCTCCCTCCCAGTCTCACAGAGGTGTCAGTTTTCAGTGTCTCCATCAGGCATACTGGTAGTGGTAGCATGGGAACAGAAGAAATCTAGGTAAAAATGGGAAATGTATATGATGTGGGAAAGCAAGGCGACTATGGATGGCGTGGAAGTGATGAGACATGAGGACAGATGAATCTGCAAGCACACTGACAACTCCTCCTATCCCCATCAAAACAATGTTCCTGGCCTCAGTGACCCCCACTGGCCCTCACAGTCCACAGCATCTGCTGACCACagctatacacacacacacatccacgtCACAAAGTCCCAACCAGCCACACCAGCGCTACATCCAGCGCTCCAGTGCTGCTCAAAATCCTACAGCAGACCACGTCCTCCTCACACCATATGTTGTCAAGGGGTTTGAGAGGAGGGGGGCTGAGAACAGAGGCTAAAAGAAAAGCCACTTGTACGCTCTGCATCTTAGGGAGGCCTGTGTCTGTCACCCAGCATACAGAAGAAACCcagagacaggaggacaggTGCTCCGTGTGCCTCTCTGAGTCTCTGGGGTGGTGGTCATGGGAGATTAAGGGGGTGTAAAAGGCTGTAATATGACCCAGCACCTGTCAGGCACATGCCTCAAAGCAATAGTGTACGCCACATTTCAAACCCTCGAGGCTTTAGTACCATCCATGCAGACTGTGGTAACAGGGGCATCAACATAAGAGGGACTTTCTTGTGTCCTCTGCAGGCCTTAGAAATGGTGACATGTCCCCAGTGGATCCAGTGAGCTCTTATAGAAGGGCTGATGACAACTCCTTGTTAGTTCAAGAGTGTCTCTTCTTTGGGTTCATTGACCTCCAAAACCATGAAATGTTTCTTATTTAGTCATCGCTGTGGACTGCCCTGGGATTTCCACAAAGCTCACACACTCTTAAGTCATGCACTGTAAAGGGATGTAGCGACAGATTGCTTTCATTTCATCTGCAAGTTTTGTTTTAGACATATCCAgggtgatgtgcagtgttttaaTGGGAAAATGAGTCAAATCATCTAAAATAACAACAGTCTCCAACAGAAAATAGTGACAATGTTCAGTATAAGAGTCCAAGGCCAATTGCTGGATTTGGCTGagttgaaaaatcacaaaagaatCAGTTTACACTAATACataacatgaaaaatagttacTGGTTGATGAATTACTCTCAAACCATCACCAACCCCTTAGCGAGAGCCTTACCAAAAATTAGCTAAACATTAAAGTTGTTAACGATTGACCCTCTGTTTATCTATTAACCAGATACGTTTTAGCATCTCAGAAGTACAACACCTGAAAGAAATATACATTTCTATGGGCTTGTGTATCTATAAGTGTGTCAAAACTCCTTCACAAACTTGACTGGACTTGTGGTATTTTACTCTTCCAGACAGATCTAAGGTTTTGAGTGTAAGATATGAGTGGTGCTGAGCTGTAGCTTGAAGCGTGATATGAGAGCTGCAGGGTAGAGGAGTCATTACTAGGGCGAAATGCTCATTAGCTGCTTGGCAGACCGTGGCTTTTAGACGCTATCCAGGCTGTTTCTACAACACAACCACTTTAAGAAAGCCTTCTCAGTAACCGAGCCCACTCAGGCAGGTACATGAGCCGAGAGACTCCTGACAGAAGTTAACAAGTGAGTCACACATTCACCTCTGGAACGCATTTCTATTACCACTGATATGTGAACCGTCTCTCCGGCCTACAAAACTCAAATATGCTAATGGACTGGTTGTGGAGTTGCATGTGGACACAGAAACTGACATGTACTTTCCAGAGGCCCCGTTTGTCAAAGGAATAGTAGCCTAATGGCACAGAGCATAATACAAGAGAACCCGACAAGCGCCCACTCCCGCTCACTTACCCATACTGCCTCTGGAGGAGCGCTGGGTGAATGGGCTGCACTCCGATGGATATGCCTGGAAGAGAGGAGGCTGGCTGTCAGACAAACACATCTGCATTTACAGAGGAGGACCAGAGAACAATACACAGAGGGCACggacagacagaggcagagtCTGTTTCAACCCCACCACTGaacaacaattttaaaatgtgcagtaaGCTGCAGTAAAAACATGAATGCAACTGGGAAACTGAATGTCATTTGGCACGTCAGTATAAAGTATGTATGAGCACAGTGGCAGGCTGAAACCACATGTCACACACTAAACCGCCTCTTTTGTCCTTCAGAGGCAAACAGAAGATGTAAGGAGGATGTCTCAACATGCCCATGAACACAAATGAAAAGGTAATTATTCATCTTTCTGTCTTCCACTCAGTGATGAGCTCATCTTCTGACACATTTAGAGACTTGTGTCAGCTGCTTAAATCGCAATATACCTGCGTAGCTTAGGTGTGGTTTCATGTTGTGGACATTAATAACTTTTGTTGTGTGCCTTATGCTCTAATCTGGGGTTTACCAGAATTAGAGCACCCATCATTGTCGGGATTCTATGGTTAAAGTGAAGCTCGTCACCTGTCTGTATGCTGCGAGGCTTAGCGCCCAGGTAGGCCAGGTTGACGTTGGCCTTCCTGCCGTCGATGATGGGGTTGGGGTCCTTGCAGGCTCTCTCAGCAGCTCCTCGGTCCGTCATCGTCACCTGGTGATGAGTCAGACTCGTCAacgaaaaataaattcattgtCTCAAGTTTGAATAACAGACAGCTTCCTTTCTTTATAAACGtagcaaaacaaaacttttaaaaaaacaaaacaaaaaaaaaaaccaaacacttgaaacacacaaaacaggtCTTGGGTGTGTTATCATAAAAGTCCCCCTACAGGCTTTCCTCTGTTATGATCCCGTTTCTCTGAAGAAGAAGGGAACCTACAAACAAAGCACAATGATAAGCTTTGAAAACTGCCCACAGCAGCAGTAGCCAGCCACTCGACTGCCACTCAGCCATGGGCAGAGCTGCTGAAATATGGATCTGAGAAGAGCAACAAGGAGCTTATCCAATTAGGGACAAAATAAGGAGATTGGTATTAGTccacccctcctctctccctcctggcATTAGACGAGCCCTTCTGTTTTGATTGCCATGTTCTGCCAACTCAGAGTCACCTCTGTGCGTGGACCGAGCAGTGAATGTAGGCCACGGCTGGCATTGTTTAAGAGGACGTTTTAAAAGCAGCATGCCTCTTCGTAGGGGAAGGATCCGGAACAAAGCCCACTCCAGGGCCAGTGTTGTGAACACACAGGAAGGAAcgaggct encodes the following:
- the LOC111570501 gene encoding RNA-binding protein 38 translates to MLLHQFMNGALEVMHPSPLQKDTTFTKIFVGGLPYHTNDASLRKYFEAFGDIDEAVVITDRQTGKSRGYGFVTMTDRGAAERACKDPNPIIDGRKANVNLAYLGAKPRSIQTGISIGVQPIHPALLQRQYGLAQPYVYPQAYVQPSLVLPTQVSTSVSSSPYLDYSAAYSQYAQAAFEQQYPYAASPAGFLSYSYATSPTASAGPAAAATAPATVHPTLPSAAGPAPAFLHYAPQQHIQPDRMQ